In Juglans microcarpa x Juglans regia isolate MS1-56 chromosome 4S, Jm3101_v1.0, whole genome shotgun sequence, a single window of DNA contains:
- the LOC121263430 gene encoding cucumisin-like isoform X4, with protein MFCFCFQRLDEFIYRIKRTCYLAKFIAESEPSMARKTSRLPWLLLLSLATILVVGHSASQNDRKAYIVYMGERRQDEVSTASLHTSMLQEVIDSNTRPESLLYSYKRSFNGFAAKLTEEEAQKMAGMEGVVSVFPNKQKKLHTTRSWDFLGFPQQVERTTVESDIIIGVLDSGIWPESDSFSDKGFGPPPSKWRGSCRASTNFTCNNKIIGAQYYRSNGDVFGNDIRSPRDSDGHGTHTASIAAGNVVNMASVQGLGSGTARGGVPSARIAVYKICWLDGCSDADILAAFDDAIGDGVDLISISVGGTADSYFKNPIAIGAFHAMRNGILTSNSAGNRGPGLATLTNISPWSLSVSASAIDRKFFTEVQLGNDKIYEGISINTFDLKNEMYPIIYGGDAPNTTAGFQGSPSRYCDPGTLDQNLVKGKIVLCDFLGDGEGAFLASAVGTVIKGPGRRDIAFSFPLPASYLDVEDGSNVYFYINSTRSPTATILKTNERKDAFAPYIPSFSSRGPNVVTPGILKPDLAAPGLNILAAWSPISPISQVEGDNRKLSFNIVSGTSMACPHATGAAAYVKSLHPKWSPAAIKSALMTTADPMSAGKNPEAELAYGAGNINPSKAPNPGLIYDIDAADYIKFLCGQGYNTKSLQLLTGDNSTSCSDATNGTVNDLNYPAFALSTPPLRSTNRVFNRLVTNVGSPTSTYKAILNSPLGLTIKVTPSILSFTSLGQKLPYTLTIEGTIDKFIVSASLTWDDGTFQVRSPIAVFAPA; from the exons atgttttgtttttgtttccaaCGGTTGGATGAGTTTATATATAGGATAAAACGTACATGCTATCTAGCCAAGTTCATAGCTGAGTCTGAACCATCAATGGCACGCAAAACTTCTAGACTTCCATGGCTTCTCCTCCTCAGCCTCGCGACCATTCTCGTTGTTGGTCACTCAGCTTCACAGAATGACCGAAAG GCTTATATTGTCTATATGGGAGAAAGGCGGCAGGACGAGGTTTCCACAGCATCCCTTCACACGAGCATGCTACAAGAAGTCATTGACAG CAATACTCGACCGGAATCTTTACTTTATAGCTACAAGAGGAGTTTCAATGGATTTGCAGCGAAGCTAACCGAAGAAGAAGCTCAAAAGATGGCTG GAATGGAAGGCGTAGTGTCCGTCTTCCCCAACAAACAGAAAAAGCTCCATACAACAAGGTCATGGGACTTCCTTGGCTTCCCACAGCAAGTTGAAAGAACGACTGTTGAAAGCGACATCATTATTGGAGTTCTTGACAG TGGAATCTGGCCCGAGTCTGATAGCTTTAGCGACAAAGGATTTGGTCCACCGCCTAGCAAATGGAGGGGCAGCTGCCGAGCCTCAACCAACTTTACTTGCAACAA TAAAATCATAGGAGCACAATATTACCGTAGCAATGGAGATGTTTTCGGAAATGACATTAGATCTCCTCGAGATTCAGACGGCCACGGGACACATACCGCATCCATAGCAGCTGGTAACGTTGTTAACATGGCAAGCGTACAGGGGCTTGGCTCGGGAACAGCACGAGGAGGGGTTCCTTCAGCACGCATTGCTgtgtataaaatatgttggCTTGATGGCTGTAGTGATGCTGACATTCTTGCAGCTTTTGATGATGCTATTGGTGATGGCGTCGACCTAATATCTATTTCAGTCGGTGGAACTGCTGATAGCtattttaaaaatccaattGCCATCGGTGCCTTTCATGCTATGAGAAATGGAATATTGACATCAAACTCAGCTGGAAACAGGGGTCCAGGTCTAGCGACCCTCACAAACATTTCGCCCTGGTCTCTTTCCGTGTCTGCAAGCGCCATAGATCGAAAGTTCTTCACTGAGGTCCAATTGGGTAACGACAAGATCTATGAg GGAATTTCAATTAATACATTTGACCTCAAGAATGAAATGTATCCGATAATTTATGGCGGAGATGCACCAAACACCACAGCGGGTTTTCAGGGGTCCCCGTCCAG GTATTGCGATCCAGGTACATTGGATCAGAATTTAGTGAAAGGGAAAATTGTACTTTGTGATTTCCTGGGTGATGGGGAAGGAGCATTTCTAGCAAGCGCGGTTGGAACTGTGATTAAAGGCCCAGGGCGCAGGGATATTGCCTTCTCTTTTCCCTTGCCCGCATCTTACCTTGACGTCGAGGATGGTAGCAACGTCTACTTCTACATAAATTCAACAAG GAGCCCGACTGCGACTATTCTCAAGACTAACGAGCGTAAGGATGCATTTGCACCTTACATACCCTCCTTCTCATCAAGGGGTCCAAATGTAGTTACGCCTGGCATTCTCAAG CCGGATTTAGCAGCTCCCGGACTCAACATTCTAGCAGCATGGTCACCAATTTCCCCAATTTCCCAGGTTGAAGGTGATAATAGAAAACTGTCATTCAATATTGTGTCGGGCACCTCCATGGCTTGCCCACATGCTACTGGAGCTGCTGCCTACGTCAAATCCTTGCACCCCAAATGGTCACCTGCCGCTATCAAGTCGGCTCTCATGACTACCg CTGACCCCATGAGTGCTGGAAAGAATCCCGAGGCTGAACTTGCATACGGTGCAGGCAATATAAATCCTTCAAAGGCTCCAAATCCTGGTTTAATCTATGATATTGATGCAGCTGACTACATAAAATTTCTGTGCGGACAAGGATATAATACCAAATCATTACAACTTCTGACTGGGGACAATAGTACTAGCTGTTCTGATGCCACTAATGGAACCGTGAACGATCTAAACTATCCAGCTTTTGCTCTATCCACGCCGCCCTTGAGATCCACCAATCGTGTTTTCAATCGGCTTGTCACCAATGTTGGATCCCCGACGTCTACGTATAAAGCTATTTTGAACTCCCCACTTGGACTCACAATCAAAGTAACTCCTAGCATTCTATCTTTCACTTCTCTTGGACAAAAGCTACCGTATACGCTCACGATCGAAGGAACTATAGATAAGTTTATAGTCTCTGCTTCTTTAACGTGGGATGACGGTACGTTCCAAGTGAGGAGCCCCATTGCTGTGTTTGCTCCGGCCTGA